Below is a window of Shewanella khirikhana DNA.
TCCAGCTGGTGATAATCGCCGTCCATATGGCAGCACAGCTGATAAAAGGCTTTGTTGTGGTCGCGCTCTTTCAGGTGTGCCAGCTCATGGATGACCACCATCCGCAGCAAGGGCTCGGGGACGGTCTTGAGTCTGGAGCTGATGCGGATTTCCCGTTTGGCCTTAAGCTTACTGCCCTGAACCCGGGAGATGCTGGTGTGCAAGCCAAGGGCCTGCTGTTTTAAGCTGATTTTGTCGTCGAAACAGACTTTGGCGAGGGGATCGGCGCGCTTGAGGAAGCGATTTTTCAGCGCCTGGGTGTACTCGAACAGGGCTTTGTCGGTGCGAATACTGTGGTCGGCACGGTAGCGCCGTGCCAACAGTTCGCCAAGCTTACCCGCGTCGAGCAAGGCGGCCACCTGGGCACGCACCTGCTCGGGATAGTGGGCCAGATATTGGCTCACAGCTTGCCGTAGATTTTACCGTTGAGTAAGGCATAGGCCGCTTCGAAAGCGGGTTGCTGGAAACGCTTGAGTCCCAGCACTTCGAAGTCCACCTGAGGCGGGTTGCGCTTGCACTGCTCACGGATGGCTGTCGGCTTCATCAGTTTCACCGGCAGGCCGCACAGCTGAATGGCGGTCTCCAGTTTAAAGCTGATGGCGCTGCCTGCTGCCTTGCCTTTGTGCTCACGCTCAATCAGGGCAATGGCCTCGATTTTGTAGTCTTCCATCAGCTTGCTGAACGCGAAATGGAACTCAGTCATGGCTTCCTGTTCGCTGGCATTGGAAATGGTGAAGGTGTGCTTACGGCACTCAGGCACGTTGAAGGCTTCCCGGTCGTAACTTACCAGGCTGATGATGGCTTCTGCGCCTTTAAGCTCTACGCCACATACTCTCATTTTTGAACCCTTATTCTCTAAAATCTTTACTGGTTAATCGCGCTGATTTGGCGCTTATTCCGCATCGTCTTCCGGCGCCTCGCTGACGGGCGCTTCGGGTTTGGGCTTTTTGCGGATCATAGGCGCATCGCCTACATCCACGCCCGTGATAAAGCGACGATCCCGTGCCTTGGCGGGGCCTTTGGGCTTGGCACTGTCGCTGTGTTTTTTCATCGGTTTGTCACCGGCATCGGCCTTCTTGGGGCGAACACGCTTGGGTTTAAGGCCGGTGAAGCTGGCCTCAAGGCCGGGCAGGGTGCTGAATTCAAAGGTTTTGCGAAGCAGCAGCTGCACCTTGAGGAAGTTGTCCCAGTCTTTCGGGCCAACCAGCGATACTGCACTGCCTTTGTTACCGGCGCGGCCTGTGCGGCCAATGCGGTGCACGTATTCTTCGGCAAATTTGGGCATGTCGAAGTTAACCACCAAAGATACAGTGCCAATGTCCAGTCCGCGGGAGGCCACATCTGTGGTCACCAGAATGCGGCAGTGGCCACGGCTGAAGCCGTCCATGATCTGGTTGCGCTGGCTTTGGCGCAGCTCACCGGACAGGGCCGCTGTGTTGTGGCCTTTTTCGGCCAGCAAGCTGGCCAGACGCTCAGTGTCCTGACGGGTGGCGGTAAAAATCATCACTTGGCGGAAATCGTCCTGCTCAAGCAGCTTTTCAAGCAGCGCCTGCTTGTGGTCCAGGTGATCGGCCAGCAGAATTTTCTGGTCAATATCAGCATGGCCCTGATGCACCGCATCAATGGCAACGTGCTCTGGGTTTTCCAACAGCTCACCCGCCAGTTCCTGCACTTCGCCGTGATCCAGAGTGGCCGAGAACATCAGGGTCTGGCGGCGACGGTGGTCGGCAGCTGCATTGATGGCTTTAAGCTGAGGCGCAAAACCCAGGTCAAGCATACGGTCGGCTTCATCCAGAACCAACAGTTCCAGACCATTCAGGTACAGGTGCTTTTGCGACAGGTGATCGGCAATACGCCCTGGCGTGGCCACAATAAAGTGAGGATCCCGAGCCAGCGCCTTGGCCTGGTCATTGAAGTTCTCACCGCCGAGCACACTGATGGCTCGGTATTGGGTGTTGGCAACCAGAAGACGCAGCTGGGCGTAAACCTGCTGGGCCAGTTCTCGGGTTGGCAGCAAAATCAATACCCTGGGGTCACGCTTCGACAGGGACTTGGTGGAAATCACCCGTTGCAGCGCCGGCAGCAAAAATGCCAGCGTCTTTCCCGACCCCGTCTTGGATGAGGCCATCAAATCACGGCCGCTCATGGCAACCGGAATGGCCTGACTCTGGATGGGAGTAGGCGTCTCAATGCCCATGTGTTTCAGGCTTTGTAAGAGGCGCTTATCGAGGGAAAAATCAGAAAATTGCAATGGATGGTCTCCGGAAAAATTCAAGCGGGGAATTATAGCGCCAACGGGGCTTTGGCGCCATGGCAACCTGATGACACTCTCTAAAG
It encodes the following:
- a CDS encoding M48 family metallopeptidase, which gives rise to MSQYLAHYPEQVRAQVAALLDAGKLGELLARRYRADHSIRTDKALFEYTQALKNRFLKRADPLAKVCFDDKISLKQQALGLHTSISRVQGSKLKAKREIRISSRLKTVPEPLLRMVVIHELAHLKERDHNKAFYQLCCHMDGDYHQLEFDLRLLLTAIDAGQSPFPG
- a CDS encoding DUF3010 family protein, with the protein product MRVCGVELKGAEAIISLVSYDREAFNVPECRKHTFTISNASEQEAMTEFHFAFSKLMEDYKIEAIALIEREHKGKAAGSAISFKLETAIQLCGLPVKLMKPTAIREQCKRNPPQVDFEVLGLKRFQQPAFEAAYALLNGKIYGKL
- a CDS encoding DEAD/DEAH box helicase, which encodes MQFSDFSLDKRLLQSLKHMGIETPTPIQSQAIPVAMSGRDLMASSKTGSGKTLAFLLPALQRVISTKSLSKRDPRVLILLPTRELAQQVYAQLRLLVANTQYRAISVLGGENFNDQAKALARDPHFIVATPGRIADHLSQKHLYLNGLELLVLDEADRMLDLGFAPQLKAINAAADHRRRQTLMFSATLDHGEVQELAGELLENPEHVAIDAVHQGHADIDQKILLADHLDHKQALLEKLLEQDDFRQVMIFTATRQDTERLASLLAEKGHNTAALSGELRQSQRNQIMDGFSRGHCRILVTTDVASRGLDIGTVSLVVNFDMPKFAEEYVHRIGRTGRAGNKGSAVSLVGPKDWDNFLKVQLLLRKTFEFSTLPGLEASFTGLKPKRVRPKKADAGDKPMKKHSDSAKPKGPAKARDRRFITGVDVGDAPMIRKKPKPEAPVSEAPEDDAE